The Actinocatenispora sera genome has a window encoding:
- a CDS encoding TetR/AcrR family transcriptional regulator C-terminal domain-containing protein, with product MSKVRTGSRLHREAIAAAGLRLLDDTGLDGLTMRAVAAALDVQAPALYWHIRNKQELLDAMAERIFVAVADGVHAPAAGDDWMRWSADVVRRLRRELLRHRDGARVLAGTDVSHPAVHGVIELTLRTLTDAGFGARQAARAFPTLLHYTIGFTIEEQARAGEAYPENPYEPERMAQTIDPARFPLTAATIGDMFDPDTDAAFDEGLQLILTGMAALLPADS from the coding sequence GTGTCGAAGGTGCGAACCGGATCACGTCTCCACCGCGAAGCGATCGCCGCCGCCGGGCTGCGGCTGCTCGACGACACCGGGCTGGACGGGCTGACCATGCGTGCCGTCGCCGCGGCGCTCGACGTGCAGGCCCCCGCGCTCTACTGGCACATCCGCAACAAGCAGGAACTGCTCGACGCGATGGCCGAGCGCATCTTCGTCGCCGTCGCCGACGGGGTGCACGCGCCCGCCGCCGGCGACGACTGGATGCGGTGGTCCGCCGACGTGGTCCGGCGCCTACGCCGCGAGCTGCTCCGACACCGCGACGGCGCCCGCGTGCTCGCCGGTACCGACGTGTCCCACCCGGCGGTGCACGGGGTGATCGAGCTGACCCTGCGCACCCTGACCGACGCGGGCTTCGGCGCCCGGCAGGCGGCCCGGGCTTTCCCGACGCTGCTGCACTACACGATCGGCTTCACCATCGAGGAGCAGGCCCGCGCCGGCGAGGCGTACCCGGAGAACCCGTACGAGCCGGAGCGCATGGCACAGACCATCGACCCGGCCCGGTTCCCGCTCACCGCCGCCACCATCGGCGACATGTTCGACCCCGACACCGACGCCGCCTTCGACGAGGGTCTCCAGCTCATCCTCACCGGCATGGCCGCCCTGCTCCCGGCCGACTCCTAG
- a CDS encoding NUDIX domain-containing protein encodes MMAELYDDAVRVLSGWRAGEPRDRSLALLDAGPVALTRGYDPGHVTASALVVSADLSRVLLCLHGRFHRWVQLGGHVEAGDPSIAAAALREATEESGIDGLRLHPEPIDLDIHPVRCAGRDSFHHDVRYAVLAPPDARERVSAESDALGWFRPDELPTPLASATEHLIAPALAAFR; translated from the coding sequence ATGATGGCCGAGCTGTACGACGATGCGGTGCGGGTGCTGTCGGGCTGGCGCGCCGGCGAGCCGCGGGACCGCAGCCTGGCGCTGCTGGACGCCGGGCCGGTGGCGCTGACCCGCGGGTACGACCCGGGGCACGTCACGGCGAGCGCGCTCGTCGTCTCGGCCGACCTGAGCCGGGTGCTGCTGTGCCTGCACGGCAGGTTCCACCGCTGGGTACAGCTGGGCGGGCACGTCGAGGCGGGCGACCCGTCGATCGCCGCCGCGGCGCTGCGGGAGGCGACCGAGGAGTCCGGCATCGACGGGCTGCGGCTGCATCCGGAGCCGATCGACCTGGACATCCATCCGGTGCGCTGCGCCGGCCGCGACTCGTTCCACCACGACGTGCGGTACGCGGTGCTCGCGCCGCCGGACGCGCGCGAGCGGGTCAGTGCCGAGTCCGACGCGCTCGGCTGGTTCCGCCCGGACGAGCTGCCGACCCCGCTCGCCTCCGCCACCGAGCACCTGATCGCCCCCGCCCTCGCCGCCTTCCGCTGA
- a CDS encoding FAD-dependent oxidoreductase, producing the protein MADVVIAGAGPTGLMLGCELALAGADVLILEQRAGATTTESRAGGLHARTLEVLDQRGMVEPFLAEGRPLQVAHFSGLWLRLENLPTRYPHLLALLQSHVERLLAEHAASLGVTIRRNAEVTGLHQDHDGVTVTLADGGTVTGRYLVGCDGGRSAVRRLAGIGYAGTDATLTSLLGDVELADPPAGNVFQHRTDRGDYSVLGFEAGWYRVMTTQTGVLAQDGPVTLDQLRTTLTEIAGTDFGLHSPRWLSRYGDAARQADRYRLGRVLLAGDAAHIHYPAGGQGLNTGVQDAVNLGWKLAAVLRGDATEALLDTYHDERHPIGARVLDNTRAQVALGRYDAQTEALRATVAGLIAQPAANEQLAAMITALDVAYPLGDGHPLVGRRLPDVDLPGGRRAYQLLHSGRPVLLDLGATPVAVPTDWADAVDHVPAHGTAATWQLPVLGAVPAPAAALVRPDGHVAWASGTDGDTAGLADALSRWVRPLAARV; encoded by the coding sequence ATGGCCGATGTGGTGATCGCCGGAGCCGGCCCGACCGGCCTGATGCTCGGCTGCGAACTCGCCCTCGCCGGCGCCGACGTGCTGATCCTGGAACAGCGCGCGGGAGCCACCACCACCGAGTCCCGGGCCGGTGGCCTGCACGCCCGCACGCTCGAGGTGCTCGACCAGCGCGGCATGGTCGAACCGTTCCTCGCCGAGGGTCGGCCGCTGCAGGTGGCCCACTTCTCCGGGCTGTGGCTGCGCCTCGAGAACCTGCCCACCCGCTACCCGCACCTGCTGGCCCTGCTGCAGTCACACGTCGAGCGGCTGCTCGCCGAGCACGCCGCGAGCCTCGGCGTGACGATCCGGCGCAACGCGGAGGTGACCGGGCTGCACCAGGACCACGACGGCGTCACCGTCACGCTCGCCGACGGCGGCACCGTCACCGGCCGGTACCTGGTCGGCTGCGACGGCGGCCGCAGCGCGGTGCGACGCCTCGCCGGCATCGGCTACGCCGGTACCGACGCCACGCTGACCTCGCTGCTCGGCGACGTCGAGCTGGCCGACCCGCCCGCCGGGAACGTCTTCCAGCACCGCACCGACCGCGGCGACTACAGCGTGCTCGGCTTCGAGGCCGGCTGGTACCGGGTGATGACCACCCAGACCGGCGTGCTCGCGCAGGACGGGCCGGTCACGCTCGACCAGCTGCGCACCACCCTGACCGAGATCGCCGGTACCGACTTCGGGCTGCACTCGCCGCGCTGGCTGTCCCGGTACGGCGACGCCGCCCGGCAGGCCGACCGGTACCGGCTGGGCCGGGTACTACTCGCCGGCGACGCCGCGCACATCCACTACCCGGCGGGCGGGCAGGGCCTCAACACCGGCGTGCAGGACGCGGTCAACCTGGGCTGGAAGCTCGCCGCGGTCCTGCGCGGCGACGCCACCGAGGCGCTGCTCGACACGTACCACGACGAGCGGCACCCGATCGGTGCCCGGGTGCTGGACAACACCCGCGCGCAGGTGGCGCTCGGCCGGTACGACGCCCAGACCGAGGCGCTGCGGGCCACCGTGGCCGGGTTGATCGCGCAGCCCGCGGCCAACGAGCAGCTGGCCGCGATGATCACCGCGCTGGACGTGGCCTACCCGCTGGGCGACGGGCATCCGCTGGTCGGCCGCCGGCTGCCCGACGTCGACCTGCCCGGCGGCCGCCGCGCCTACCAGCTGCTGCACTCGGGCCGGCCGGTGCTGCTGGACCTCGGCGCCACACCCGTTGCGGTACCGACAGACTGGGCCGACGCGGTCGACCACGTTCCCGCTCACGGCACCGCGGCGACCTGGCAGCTGCCGGTGCTCGGCGCGGTACCGGCGCCGGCCGCGGCCCTGGTCCGCCCGGACGGCCACGTCGCCTGGGCGAGCGGCACCGACGGGGACACCGCCGGCCTGGCGGA